In Rhodamnia argentea isolate NSW1041297 chromosome 4, ASM2092103v1, whole genome shotgun sequence, the following proteins share a genomic window:
- the LOC115754922 gene encoding G-type lectin S-receptor-like serine/threonine-protein kinase CES101, giving the protein MLSFMQRPMLPSRFQVDQSMPFTENPPERLQGNTSQRLENSSSMATAQFSLSDMFTKFCVFLVFCSCCLRLSEATNTLLPGQDLKDNKTLVSSNEEFALGFFRTGGSSSSNYYLGIWFKDDPYKVPVWVANREQPIPDSSGVLSIRSDGNLVISDRRLIQVLVNPAMLATNGSTVARLLDSGSFVLLEGESTVWESFYYPSDTFLPGMKLGFFNLGTEKARDQFLVSWQSPSVPSTGSFVLALMATMNKTQLMFHRDDVSRVIRYLDEHRFRSLLNSLLEDYDITFVSDAGEMYLTYDTSVTDRMSWFVLSPSGQIKAFTKIGKEISAVYSPICTNTSSGSSDCHIDKPALCPNANNFRLTEGSVPKPNAFNELDHLGISDCEIMCRRNCSCNAFGSYRDDGTGCQFFYGDLNFFADETGQRDAVMLVRWNINETAAHVRRKAEHWSKRLLWLVLIAPVVLLVVSAMVSISRWRNSRIAAWKNKMDTARNLGLFLIQLGSDVSEANQDSRYSKLISVRKRDHELPILSFSCVSAATGNFSAENKLGEGGFGPVYKGMLLGHEIAVKRLSRKSGQGLEEFKNEVQVILKLQHRNLVRLLGCCIERDEKILVYEYLANKSLDSFLFDPNKKPSLEWKRRVRIIEGIAQGLLYLHQYSRLRVIHRDLKTSNILLDSNMNPKISDFGMARIFGENQAQAKTARVVGTYGYMSPEYAVHGLFSVKSDVFSFGVIMLEIISGRKNTMFAHSDHSVNLLGYAWELWKFNRGVELMDPALANPSSFGEFSLCLHIALLCVQEHPKDRPSTSDVVQMLGNKCANLPSPRPPPYCSHIGYCSSQERQEGVTNDLTCSTIEAR; this is encoded by the exons ATGCTTTCATTTATGCAACGACCAATGTTGCCCTCAAGATTTCAAGTCGACCAAAGTATGCCATTTACTGAAAACCCTCCTGAGAGATTGCAAGGCAACACCTCCCAGAGATTGGAAAATTCATCCTCAATGGCCACAGCCCAGTTTTCACTCTCAGATATGTTCACCAAGTTCTGTGTTTTCCTAGTCTTCTGTAGCTGCTGCTTGAGGCTGTCTGAGGCAACAAACACCCTGTTACCTGGTCAGGACTTGAAGGACAACAAGACCTTAGTCTCATCCAATGAGGAGTTTGCACTAGGATTCTTTAGGACAGGCGGGTCTTCCTCAAGCAACTACTACCTGGGCATTTGGTTCAAGGACGATCCTTACAAGGTGCCGGTCTGGGTCGCCAATCGGGAGCAACCGATCCCCGACTCTTCCGGTGTTCTTTCCATTCGGTCTGATGGGAACTTGGTGATTTCTGATAGAAGGCTGATTCAAGTCTTGGTCAATCCTGCAATGTTGGCCACTAACGGCAGCACCGTTGCTAGACTTCTTGATTCGGGGAGCTTCGTTCTCCTGGAGGGCGAGAGCACGGTTTGGGAAAGCTTCTACTATCCATCGGACACGTTCCTGCCCGGGATGAAACTAGGGTTTTTCAATCTGGGCACGGAAAAGGCGAGAGATCAGTTTCTCGTTTCGTGGCAGAGCCCATCTGTGCCTTCTACTGGTTCTTTCGTTCTTGCCCTGATGGCCACTATGAATAAGACACAACTCATGTTTCACCGAGATGATGTCTCGAGGGTGATAAGGTACCTAGATGAACACAGGTTCAGGTCTCTCCTTAACAGCTTGCTCGAAGACTATGACATTACTTTCGTTTCTGATGCCGGTGAGATGTACTTGACTTACGACACCAGTGTAACTGATAGAATGTCCTGGTTTGTCCTATCTCCATCTGGGCAAATTAAGGCTTTCACAAAGATCGGGAAGGAAATTTCAGCAGTCTATAGCCCAATTTGCACGAATACTTCTAGCGGTTCAAGCGACTGTCATATCGATAAGCCAGCCTTGTGCCCGAATGCCAATAATTTTAGATTAACAGAAGGATCCGTGCCAAAACCTAATGCTTTCAATGAATTGGATCATCTGGGCATCAGTGACTGTGAAATAATGTGCAGAAGAAATTGTTCGTGTAATGCTTTCGGTTCCTATCGTGATGACGGCACGGGATGTCAATTTTTCTATGGAGACTTAAATTTTTTCGCAGATGAGACTGGCCAACGGGATGCGGTCATGCTTGTTCGGTGGAATATCAATGAAACAGCTGCTCATGTTCGAAGGAAAGCAG AGCACTGGAGCAAGAGGCTGCTCTGGTTAGTACTGATCGCCCCAGTGGTTTTGCTCGTCGTCTCAGCCATGGTTTCCATCTCAAGATGGAGAAACAGCCGCATAG CGGCATGGAAGAACAAGATGGACACGGCAAGGAACCTGGGGTTATTCCTGATCCAATTGGGTTCGGATGTCTCGGAGGCAAATCAAGACAGCCGCTATAGTAAGCTGATATCTGTCAGAAAGAGGGATCACGAGCTACCGATTCTCAGTTTCTCTTGCGTGTCAGCGGCCACGGGTAATTTTTCTGCTGAAAACAAACTGGGCGAGGGCGGATTCGGTCCAGTTTATAAG GGTATGTTGCTGGGGCATGAAATTGCAGTGAAGCGACTTTCAAGAAAGTCTGGACAAGGGCTAGAGGAGTTCAAAAACGAGGTCCAGGTAATATTGAAGCTCCAGCATCGGAATCTGGTAAGGTTGTTAGGTTGCTGCATCGAGAGAGATGAGAAAATCTTAGTCTATGAATACTTGGCCAACAAAAGCTTGGATTCCTTTCTGTTTG ATCCTAACAAGAAGCCATCGCTGGAATGGAAGAGACGCGTGCGCATAATCGAAGGGATAGCTCAGGGGCTTCTTTATCTGCATCAGTATTCTAGATTGAGGGTCATTCACCGTGACCTGAAGACCAGCAACATTCTGTTGGACAGCAACATGAACCCGAAGATATCGGACTTTGGGATGGcgagaatttttggagagaaCCAAGCGCAGGCAAAGACGGCTAGGGTCGTCGGGACATA CGGTTATATGTCTCCGGAGTATGCTGTCCATGGCCTTTTCTCTGTTAAATCCGACGTGTTCAGCTTCGGAGTGATTATGCTCGAGATCATTAGTGGCAGAAAGAACACAATGTTCGCCCACTCGGACCACTCTGTAAACCTACTGGGATAC GCTTGGGAATTATGGAAATTCAATCGTGGTGTTGAGCTAATGGACCCTGCATTGGCCAATCCGTCTTCGTTTGGAGAGTTCTCTCTGTGCCTCCATATTGCATTGCTGTGCGTACAAGAGCATCCCAAAGATAGACCGAGCACGTCCGATGTCGTTCAGATGCTAGGCAACAAGTGCGCCAATCTGCCTTCGCCTAGGCCGCCACCATATTGTTCGCACATAGGTTATTGTAGCTCCCAAGAGCGGCAAGAAGGTGTGACTAACGATCTAACCTGTTCCACTATTGAAGCGAGGTAG